The sequence below is a genomic window from Nitrospira sp..
CTACGCGCAGTGGCGCCTTCATTCACCCGTTGCACTTGGAACTTGAAACCGCCCTCCCATTGAAGATCCAAACTATGCTTATGCCCTAGACTGTATTTCTGCGAGCCGCTTCTCCAGAAACCGTCGTTCCGGCTCTTGTTTCGCGAGAGCAAGCGCACGTTCGTATGAGGCACGGGCATCGGCCTTCCTATCCAGACGACGACAGAAATCAGCCCGTGTCGCGTGTGCCAGATGATACTGGGCCAACTCACCGCGCTCCAGAAGCGCATCGACCAACGCCAAGCCTTTGGCTGGTCCATCGCGCATCGCAACCGCGACCGCCCGGTTCAACTCGATGATGGGCGAAGGTTCCGTTCGCAACAGGAGATCGTACAAGGCGACAATCTGTGCCCAGTCCGTTTCTCCTGCGCTGGGAGCTTCTGCATGGACAGCGGCGATGGCGGCCTGCAAAGTATAGGGGCCGATGCGTTTTGATGCGAGTGCCCGTTCGACGAGGGTGATACCTTCTTTAATAAGATCGTGGTTCCACAATGACCGGTCCTGTTGCTCTAACAGCACGAGATCACCGCTGGCCGAGGTTCGCGCCGCTCTTCGCGATTCGTGCAAGAGCATCAACGCGAGCAGTCCCATGACTTCTGAGTCAGAGAGCAATTGTAAGAGGAGTCTCCCCAGCCTAATTGCTTCACTGGAGAGATCCGCTCTGGTGAGCGATGGGCCGAATGATGCTGAGTACCCTTCATTGAACACCAAATACACCACGCGCAAGACAGCCTCAATGCGTTCCGGCAACTCTGATGGTGGAGGAACCTCGTAGGGGATGCGCGCATCGCGGATCTTCGCTTTGGCACGGACAATTCGTTGCGCAATCGTTGTTGGTTTGGTGAGGAAGGCACGGGCGATTTCCTCCGTTGTCAGATTACAGACCTCGCGCAGCGTCATGGGGAGTTGTGCGTCCTGTGAGAGGGCCGGATGGCAACAGGTGAAGATCAGGCGCAGGCGGTCATCCTCGATGGGCTCGTCTGTCTGTTCCAATGGATCGCTGGTGGTGGTCTCGATGTGTTTGGCGAGTTCGTTCAACGATGCATCATAGCGAGCGCGTCGTCTCATGCCGTCGATGGCCTTGAACCGTCCGGTGGAGACGAGCCAGGCCAGGGGATTGGCCGGGATGCCGTCGTGTGGCCATTGCTCCAGCGCAACCGCGAAGGCTTCCTGTAAGGCCTCCTCAGCTGCATCGAAATCACCGAGCAGCCGGATCAACGTGGCAAGCACCTGCCGCGATTCAGACTGGAAGACCTCGTCAATCTTGACGCGGGCTCTTGTTGATGTGTCGTCATTCATACGACCGTTAGTCTGCGCACCCCAATTCCTTCATTGGACGGACTTCCACGCTGCCGAAGCGAGCAACTGGAAAATGGGCAGCGATACGGATCGCATCATTTAGGTCCGGGACATCGATCATGAGAAACCCGCCTAACTGTTCCTTCGTCTCGGC
It includes:
- a CDS encoding RNA polymerase sigma factor, with the protein product MNDDTSTRARVKIDEVFQSESRQVLATLIRLLGDFDAAEEALQEAFAVALEQWPHDGIPANPLAWLVSTGRFKAIDGMRRRARYDASLNELAKHIETTTSDPLEQTDEPIEDDRLRLIFTCCHPALSQDAQLPMTLREVCNLTTEEIARAFLTKPTTIAQRIVRAKAKIRDARIPYEVPPPSELPERIEAVLRVVYLVFNEGYSASFGPSLTRADLSSEAIRLGRLLLQLLSDSEVMGLLALMLLHESRRAARTSASGDLVLLEQQDRSLWNHDLIKEGITLVERALASKRIGPYTLQAAIAAVHAEAPSAGETDWAQIVALYDLLLRTEPSPIIELNRAVAVAMRDGPAKGLALVDALLERGELAQYHLAHATRADFCRRLDRKADARASYERALALAKQEPERRFLEKRLAEIQSRA